A genomic segment from Lutzomyia longipalpis isolate SR_M1_2022 chromosome 3, ASM2433408v1 encodes:
- the LOC129792993 gene encoding uncharacterized protein LOC129792993, with product MNQSSQESAPESLDQDHLVISHETPELIAKMSKYIFERQGIKLARFDGFWRDFLKDFPEFSHLDETDLRLAFVCNLLPTPCGKNTHNLPKEEFYYLKLGDWDPDEQEDSDQEASTATDVFATVAQKLHRDRFSNLSLQQFAQNLRSELHLDDLDDSEETDDESSDASDIMNISDNS from the exons atgaaccaATCGAGCCAGGAGAGTGCCCCAGAGTCCCTGGATCAGGACCATCTGGTTATAAGCCACGAAACACCGGAACTCATCgctaaaatgtcaaaatatatCTTCGAACGCCAAGGAATCAAATTGGCGCGTTTTGATGGATTTTGGAGGGATTTTCTGAAGGATTTCCCGGAATTTTCTCACCTGGATGAGACAGATTTGCGCCTTGCATTCGTCTGCAACCTCCTCCCAACGCCCTGTGGGAAGAACACCCACAATTTGCCCAAAGAAGAGTTCTACTATCTCAAACTGGGAGACTGGGATCCAGATGAGCAGGAAGATTCCGATCAGGAAGCTT CAACCGCGACCGATGTCTTTGCTACTGTGGCCCAGAAACTCCATCGTGATCGCTTCAGCAATTTGAGTCTTCAACAGTTCGCCCAAAATCTCCGTTCTGAGCTCCATTTGGACGATTTGGATGACTCCGAGGAGACTGATGATGAGTCCTCTGATGCATCAGATATCATGAATATCTCTGACAATTCCTAA
- the LOC129792954 gene encoding proline-rich protein PRCC, translated as MALVAYEFSTDEEDNGPEEDEEAVQVLPKKKEIPNGIPAKEQNQQNKPNPEVPGSSKDVENGQEISDEDDEAPRSSSSRESDLQFNLPAPSRTTKLPIPEEDDEFLRIKATPTEKPPPKRGPVKITIPSLSQFKDLDDTEAPVKKPAKKNTGCGLLDILPKPLSETLFQTSKNPTPESRKKQTLVPDSVMNRHTKPKIPPKAAKAPKAQQVQDNDDESDGSDAGDDFFRLNTTEELPEVSKNELNVLIAKKAAQIAATSSRFEKEAEIPVETMQEEQEMSGMVDREGAMLDEEALEKLCGGRRAKRARREEINIVDISGEQVLPNQEEWMRSALANSTEMPKGKPAAGAEAGGMSKRKHQITYLAHQAKANEQELQAMWAANRQTRRQTQSKYGF; from the coding sequence ATGGCTCTGGTTGCGTATGAGTTCAGTACTGATGAAGAGGACAATGGACCTGAGGAAGATGAAGAAGCTGTCCAGGTGTTACccaagaaaaaggaaattcccaACGGAATACCAGCGAAGGagcaaaatcaacaaaataaacCCAATCCTGAAGTTCCAGGAAGCTCAAAAGACGTGGAAAATGGTCAGGAAATAAGCGATGAAGATGATGAAGCTCCCAGATCTTCGTCCAGCAGAGAATCTGatcttcaattcaatttaccaGCTCCAAGTAGAACGACAAAGCTTCCAATTCCCGAGGAGGATGATGAATTCCTGCGCATTAAAGCTACTCCAACGGAGAAGCCTCCACCAAAACGGGGCCCCGTGAAGATAACAATCCCCTCCTTGTCGCAATTTAAGGATCTCGATGATACGGAAGCTCCTGTGAAGAAACCCGCAAAGAAGAACACAGGATGTGGTCTTCTGGACATCCTCCCTAAGCCTCTGTCAGAGACACTCTTCCAGACAAGCAAAAATCCAACTCCAGAGAGTAGGAAGAAGCAAACCCTCGTCCCGGATTCCGTAATGAATCGTCACACAAAGCCGAAAATCCCGCCAAAAGCTGCAAAAGCACCAAAAGCCCAGCAAGTGCAGGATAATGACGATGAGAGTGACGGAAGTGATGCTGGGGATGATTTCTTCAGGCTCAACACAACTGAGGAACTTCCGGAAGTGAGTAAGAACGAACTGAATGTCCTCATTGCCAAGAAGGCAGCACAGATTGCAGCAACAAGTTCGAGATTTGAGAAGGAAGCTGAAATTCCCGTGGAAACGATGCAGGAAGAGCAAGAAATGAGCGGGATGGTGGACAGGGAAGGGGCAATGCTCGATGAGGAGGCTCTGGAGAAGCTGTGTGGTGGAAGGCGAGCCAAACGTGCCAGGCGAGAGGAAATAAATATCGTTGACATCAGTGGGGAACAAGTTCTGCCCAATCAGGAGGAATGGATGCGCTCTGCCCTGGCGAATTCAACGGAAATGCCAAAAGGGAAACCCGCAGCTGGGGCTGAAGCTGGTGGGATGAGCAAGAGGAAGCATCAGATCACGTACCTAGCGCACCAAGCGAAGGCCAATGAACAAGAACTTCAAGCTATGTGGGCGGCTAATCGGCAAACAAGGAGACAGACGCAGAGCAAGTATGGATTTTAG
- the LOC129792955 gene encoding uncharacterized protein LOC129792955 — translation MFNHLQDLLAEIQERNQSEEILPHEEEFIEQIHYLSSWEKIFLEKRLYSLEWQVGSPHLFAILQKEGIFNICLFITSSNISNDDNILILNDLLEVEHSLLAEVILGAAAEIPQSEKVVCLLERCCDSALRDLLNDPQLKIPNYLEHLEGLLRDKEDLQHFRNLHLEVLISMEHSKVLEALKKQKIWAGEDVFEANKSLKELMGYVTKPQRESLDALLGQMTKTNFSGWKYSLGILRFILKTASMDDQLHVKKYVEGLFWKACISRNEQQFQICVLLAREMCYARAEEKKSTYLTWYKATVSEMSYKIQPEDFRTILTFLTDLIRVEEDPDFLDVHITSAVPAPPRCNEIVHEFKQISRIRRNELNPGIVQDEAGVLILDP, via the exons atgtttaaTCATCTTCAGGATCTCCTGGCT gaaattcagGAGAGGAATCAATCAGAGGAAATCCTTCCGCATGAAGAGGAATTTATTGAGCAAATCCATTACTTGAGCAGCTGGGAGAAA attttcctggaaaagcGTCTGTATTCCCTGGAATGGCAAGTAGGAAGCCCCCATTTATTCGCCATCCTGCAGAAGGAAGGAATCTTCAACATTTGCCTCTTCATCACGTCCAGCAACATCAGCAACGATGACAACATCCTCATCCTCAACGATCTGCTGGAAGTTGAGCACAGCCTCTTGGCTGAAGTAATCTTGGGAGCTGCAGCTGAAATTCCTCAATCTGAGAAGGTGGTTTGCCTCCTTGAGCGCTGCTGTGACAGTGCTCTGAGAGATTTGCTAAATGATCCTCAACTCAAAATCCCAAACTACCTGGAACACCTTGAGGGGCTTTTGCGCGACAAAGAGGACCTCCAGCACTTCCGGAACCTTCATTTGGAAGTCCTAATCTCCATGGAGCACTCAAAAGTACTGGAAGCTCTAAAGAAGCAGAAGATTTGGGCAGGAGAGGATGTTTTTGAGGCAAATAAATCCCTAAAGGAGCTCATGGGGTACGTTACAAAGCCCCAAAGGGAGTCCTTGGATGCTCTGCTGGGACAAATGACAAAGACAAACTTCTCCGGATGGAAATATTCTCTGGGAATCTTGAGATTTATCCTCAAAACTGCCTCTATGGATGACCAGCTGCATGTTAAGA AATACGTGGAGGGGCTGTTTTGGAAGGCCTGCATTTCCCGGAATGAGCAACAATTCCAGATTTGCGTCCTCCTGGCCAGGGAGATGTGCTACGCAAGGgcagaagagaagaaatccaCCTACTTGACGTGGTACAAAGCAACAGTGTCTGAGATGAGCTACAAAATCCAACCAGAAGACTTTCGCACAATTCTAACCTTTCTAACTGATCTCATTCGCGTGGAGGAGGACCCAGACTTCCTGGATGTTCACATTACGTCCGCTGTGCCAGCTCCTCCACGTTGCAATGAGATTGTTCATGAATTCAAACAAATCTCTCGGATTCGTCGCAATGAGCTTAATCCTGGTATTGTTCAGGACGAAGCTGGTGTACTAATTCTTGATccttaa
- the LOC129792967 gene encoding uncharacterized protein LOC129792967 isoform X2, translating to MESFTSLGRRKISELYQKLSANRAKYIEIREKRMEAKRILQEVHDGARECDESDDGDTPKVGIDEPPLFPIEDDFAEIPEAPGRAELGTWKRVGIGEIGRSSSANPRKPMRKGLSEIGRRFSEMDDDPEVPAMLVAECQNSYPDTKSSSFTSSLTIKSDPGMNNNPKSLPASPTPRFTRKDAREDIPRHRPSLLHDISTQSDSSRCSSVESLLEARKPDAETILINLGFGPVQSEDILSRIPKRFLKPSQVRGIDTESFLKQQQLANHLHEHSVLGYRGLVDYEKSLILQRFHPHAK from the exons ATGGAAAGTTTCACATCACTGGGGAGACGGAAGATAAGTGAGCTGTACCAGAAGTTGAGTGCCAATCGGGCCAAGTACATTGAAATCCGCGAGAAGCGTATGGAGGCTAAGAGGATACTCCAGGAAGTGCATGATGGTGCCCGAGAATGCGATGAGAGTGACGATGGGGATACCCCAAAGGTGGGCATAGATGAGCCACCATTGTTCCCCATTGAGGATGATTTTGCGGAGATCCCCGAAGCGCCCGGACGGGCTGAATTGGGCACGTGGAAGCGTGTGGGAATTGGCGAAATTGGACGAAGCTCCAGTGCCAATCCACGGAAGCCAATGCGGAAGGGACTCTCGGAGATTGGGCGTCGCTTCAGTGAGATGGATGATGACCCTGAGGTGCCGGCAATGTTGGTGGCTGAGTGCCAGAATAGCTATCCGGACACCAAATCCTCCTCATTTACGAGTAGTTTGACAATTAAAAGCGATCCCGGGATGAATAATAATCCCAAATCCCTCCCAGCGAGTCCCACGCCGCGTTTTACGAGGAAAGATGCCCGCGAAGATATTCCTCGGCATCGTCCATCGCTTCTGCATGACATATCAACTCAG tCCGATTCCAGTCGCTGCTCCAGCGTGGAGAGTTTACTGGAAGCCCGAAAGCCCGATGCGGAGACAATCCTAATAAATTTGGGCTTTGGCCCCGTTCAATCGGAAGATATTCTCTCGCGGATCCCCAAGAGGTTCCTCAAACCGTCCCAAGTTCGTGGCATCGACACGGAGAGTTTCCTGAAGCAGCAGCAGCTCGCCAATCATTTACACGAGCACAGTGTCCTTGGCTATCGTGGCCTAGTGG ACTATGAGAAATCGCTAATCCTGCAGAGATTCCATCCTCACgctaaatag